In Labilibaculum sp. DW002, one DNA window encodes the following:
- a CDS encoding helix-turn-helix transcriptional regulator encodes MGRNKIILLPKSKRILTDLGENIRLARLRRKLSAEQVAERANISRPTLLSIEKGAANTSMRAYLQVLFVLGLEKDLLKVAKDDTLGRKLQDISITTKTRAPKKNRDEQEK; translated from the coding sequence ATGGGCAGAAACAAGATCATCTTATTACCCAAATCAAAAAGAATTCTTACTGATTTAGGTGAAAACATTAGACTAGCACGTTTAAGACGAAAATTAAGTGCTGAGCAGGTTGCTGAACGTGCAAATATCAGCCGTCCTACCTTACTCTCCATTGAAAAGGGTGCGGCAAATACAAGCATGAGGGCTTATCTTCAAGTCTTATTCGTTTTAGGATTAGAAAAAGATCTATTAAAAGTCGCTAAGGATGATACGCTGGGTCGAAAACTACAAGACATTTCAATAACAACAAAAACAAGAGCTCCAAAGAAAAACCGAGATGAACAAGAGAAATAG
- a CDS encoding type II toxin-antitoxin system HipA family toxin, translating to MNKRNSKQQIFVYADWLNLQTPTLMGILSSERLRGKEIFSFEYDKIWIKSPHIQILDPDLQLYSGPQYINDENKSNFGIFLDSSPDRWGRLLMRRRELALARIEDRPAKTLFETDYLLGVYDKHRMGAIRFKDSIDGEFLNANNELATPPWTSIRELEEISLRLEEHDIVDDPEYLKWLNLLIAPGSSLGGARPKAGVLDNNKHPWIAKFPSKNDDTNIGAWEMITNELAKKAGLNVAEGMAKIFSSDHHTFLSKRFDRTDKGERIHFASAMTLLGYTDGANHEDGISYLELVEFISTHGANIWTDLKELWRRIVFNICVSNTDDHLRNHGFIYSNEGWLLSPAYDINPVATGTGLSLNISEDDNSLNLDLALEVHQYFRLSEKDAKQIIQEVRTAVKEWRNLSVKYNISRTEQELMAVAFSKA from the coding sequence ATGAACAAGAGAAATAGTAAGCAACAAATATTTGTTTATGCAGATTGGCTCAATTTGCAGACCCCAACTCTCATGGGCATCCTAAGCTCTGAGCGATTAAGAGGAAAAGAAATTTTTTCTTTTGAATACGATAAAATTTGGATCAAATCACCTCATATTCAAATCCTCGACCCCGATCTACAACTCTATTCAGGACCTCAGTATATAAATGATGAGAACAAATCAAATTTTGGAATATTCCTTGATTCCTCTCCCGATCGTTGGGGAAGGCTACTAATGCGCAGAAGGGAACTTGCTCTGGCTAGGATCGAAGATCGACCAGCTAAAACTTTATTCGAAACAGATTATCTTTTGGGAGTGTATGACAAGCATCGAATGGGAGCCATTAGATTTAAAGATTCTATTGATGGTGAATTTCTTAATGCCAATAATGAATTAGCTACCCCACCATGGACATCAATTAGAGAATTGGAAGAAATCAGTTTGCGACTCGAAGAGCATGATATTGTTGATGATCCAGAATATTTGAAGTGGTTAAACCTATTAATCGCTCCAGGCTCATCACTTGGAGGAGCAAGACCTAAAGCTGGAGTATTAGACAATAACAAGCATCCTTGGATTGCTAAATTCCCTAGCAAAAATGACGACACAAATATTGGCGCTTGGGAGATGATTACCAACGAACTAGCCAAAAAAGCAGGTTTAAATGTCGCTGAAGGTATGGCAAAAATATTCTCTAGTGATCACCATACATTCTTATCAAAACGATTCGATCGTACAGATAAAGGGGAACGTATTCATTTTGCATCAGCAATGACTCTTTTAGGATATACCGATGGAGCTAATCATGAAGATGGAATTAGTTACCTGGAATTGGTCGAATTTATTTCAACTCACGGGGCTAATATCTGGACAGATTTAAAAGAACTTTGGCGAAGAATTGTATTCAATATCTGTGTGTCGAACACCGATGACCACCTAAGAAATCATGGATTCATATATTCTAATGAAGGTTGGTTACTCTCGCCAGCCTATGATATTAACCCTGTAGCAACAGGTACAGGACTATCCTTAAATATTTCAGAAGATGATAATTCCCTCAATCTTGACCTAGCCCTAGAAGTGCACCAATATTTTCGTCTTTCTGAAAAAGACGCCAAACAAATTATACAAGAAGTAAGGACTGCTGTAAAAGAATGGAGAAACTTAAGTGTTAAGTATAATATTTCGAGAACCGAACAAGAATTAATGGCAGTTGCTTTTAGTAAAGCATAA
- a CDS encoding plasmid mobilization protein, with product MKRIKNRNTNGRPSKSLYEKKSYKVTVKMATEEFYTLKAKASFAGINHSEFIRRCIRSSVVKQRLTPQLMGYIRKLCGMANNVNQIARTANTVGYSDIHSRCISMTKNLDRLIKRIENDC from the coding sequence ATGAAAAGAATAAAAAATAGAAATACAAATGGCCGCCCAAGCAAAAGTCTATATGAAAAAAAGAGCTATAAAGTAACTGTTAAAATGGCTACAGAAGAATTTTACACACTGAAAGCTAAAGCCAGTTTTGCCGGAATTAACCATAGCGAATTTATTCGGAGATGCATTCGTTCCTCTGTGGTAAAACAAAGGCTAACGCCCCAATTGATGGGATACATTCGTAAGCTTTGTGGTATGGCAAACAATGTAAATCAGATTGCTCGTACAGCAAATACTGTAGGCTATTCAGATATACATAGTAGATGCATTAGCATGACTAAAAACTTGGATAGATTAATTAAACGAATTGAAAATGATTGCTAA
- a CDS encoding relaxase/mobilization nuclease domain-containing protein — MIAKIVQGSGFKGAVNYVLEKKDAHLLYGKGVRLKDKASIIQSFITQSKMKPNISKPVAHISLDFSAQDKARLTNQFMTDMAQEYLKKMGYENTQYIIVRHFDTEHPHIHLMINRIDNNGNRISDKKEKLRNSKICMELTKKYGLYIASGKENVKEHRLREPDKSKYEIYRTLQLAIPKSRNWKELENELWKSEISIELRKNGSTNKIQGVLFSKNGYKFNGSKVDRSLSYSKINLRLQQNEWSLNLQSKPSYQNKTDTTSKHALLKDLVNTLNSTANSEYDAGLLKQKFQKQKKRKKGLRR, encoded by the coding sequence ATGATTGCTAAAATTGTTCAGGGAAGCGGCTTTAAGGGAGCAGTAAACTATGTTCTGGAAAAAAAAGATGCTCACTTGCTTTATGGGAAAGGTGTTCGCTTAAAAGATAAAGCATCAATCATTCAAAGTTTCATCACACAAAGTAAAATGAAACCAAATATATCGAAACCTGTAGCACATATCTCACTTGATTTTTCAGCACAAGACAAAGCCCGTTTAACGAATCAATTCATGACTGATATGGCTCAGGAATATCTGAAAAAAATGGGATATGAAAACACACAATACATTATTGTTCGTCACTTTGATACTGAGCATCCACACATACACTTAATGATTAACCGTATTGATAATAATGGAAATCGAATATCCGATAAAAAAGAAAAGTTGCGCAACTCCAAGATCTGTATGGAACTGACAAAAAAGTATGGTTTATATATTGCTTCAGGGAAAGAGAATGTAAAAGAACACCGCCTAAGGGAACCCGATAAAAGTAAATATGAAATCTACCGAACGCTTCAACTCGCAATTCCCAAATCAAGAAATTGGAAAGAACTGGAAAATGAACTTTGGAAATCGGAAATCAGCATTGAACTGAGAAAAAATGGAAGCACGAACAAAATTCAAGGAGTTCTCTTTAGTAAAAATGGCTATAAATTCAATGGCTCTAAGGTTGACAGATCGCTTAGTTATTCCAAAATTAATTTACGCCTGCAACAAAACGAATGGTCATTGAATCTGCAATCAAAACCAAGTTATCAAAACAAGACAGACACAACATCAAAACATGCTTTATTGAAAGACTTAGTCAACACGCTGAATTCAACTGCAAATAGTGAATATGATGCAGGTTTATTAAAACAAAAATTCCAAAAGCAAAAAAAAAGAAAAAAAGGTTTAAGAAGATAA